From the Lathyrus oleraceus cultivar Zhongwan6 chromosome 4, CAAS_Psat_ZW6_1.0, whole genome shotgun sequence genome, one window contains:
- the LOC127135108 gene encoding PTI1-like tyrosine-protein kinase At3g15890, translating into MGSSLSCCGSEKVDEVPTSFGVANNSWRIFTYKELHTATNGFSDDYKLGEGGFGSVYWGRTSDGLQIAVKKLKAMNSKAEMEFAVEVEVLGRVRHKNLLGLRGYCVGDDQRLIVYDYMPNLSLLSHLHGQFAVEVQLNWQKRMSIAIGSAEGILYLHHEVTPHIIHRDIKASNVLLDSDFVPLVADFGFAKLIPEGVSHMTTRVKGTLGYLAPEYAMWGKVSESCDVYSFGILLLELVTGRKPIEKLPGGLKRTITEWAEPLITKGRFRDMVDPKLRGNFDENQVKQTVNVAALCVQSAPEKRPNMKQVVSLLKGQEPDQGKVVTKMRIDSVKYNAELLALDQPSDDDDEYDGNSSYGVFSAIDAQKMNDPYKRSGGDNRKFG; encoded by the exons ATGGGATCTTCTCTCAGTTGCTGCGGTTCTGAGAAGGTCGATGAAGT GCCAACATCTTTTGGTGTAGCTAACAATTCTTGGAGAATTTTCACATACAAGGAGTTGCATACGGCTACGAACGGGTTCAGTGATGATTATAAGCTCGGTGAAGGTGGATTCGGAAGTGTCTATTGGGGAAGAACCAGTGACGGTCTCCAG ATAGCAGTGAAGAAACTGAAAGCAATGAACTCAAAGGCAGAGATGGAATTTGCTGTAGAAGTTGAAGTGCTCGGAAGGGTCAGGCACAAAAATTTATTGGGTCTTAGAGGCTATTGTGTTGGCGATGATCAACGTCTCATTGTCTACGATTACATGCCGAATCTCAGTCTTCTTTCTCATCTCCATGGCCAGTTTGCTGTTGAAGTCCAACTCAACTGGCAAAAGAGAATGAGCATTGCAATTGGCTCAGCCGAAGGCATTTT GTACTTGCATCACGAGGTCACACCACACATAATCCATAGAGACATCAAAGCAAGCAATGTCTTACTTGACTCAGATTTCGTGCCTCTAGTTGCTGATTTTGGTTTCGCAAAGCTAATCCCAGAAGGGGTTAGCCATATGACAACGCGCGTTAAGGGTACGTTAGGATACTTAGCGCCCGAGTATGCGATGTGGGGAAAAGTTTCTGAAAGTTGTGATGTTTATAGCTTTGGAATTCTTCTGCTAGAGCTAGTAACCGGTAGAAAGCCTATAGAGAAGTTACCTGGTGGGCTTAAGAGAACAATAACCGAATGGGCTGAGCCGTTGATAACGAAAGGAAGGTTTAGAGATATGGTTGATCCAAAACTTAGAGGAAACTTTGATGAGAATCAAGTTAAGCAAACAGTTAATGTGGCTGCTCTTTGTGTGCAAAGTGCGCCCGAGAAACGACCGAATATGAAGCAAGTTGTTAGTCTTTTGAAAGGACAAGAACCTGATCAAGGGAAAGTGGTGACTAAGATGAGAATAGATAGTGTTAAGTATAATGCGGAATTGTTGGCACTTGATCAacctagtgatgatgatgatgaatatgatgGAAATAGTAGCTATGGTGTTTTTAGTGCCATTGATGCTCAGAAGATGAATGATCCTTACAAGCGCAGCGGCGGCGATAACAGGAAATTTGGATGA